One genomic window of Scylla paramamosain isolate STU-SP2022 chromosome 20, ASM3559412v1, whole genome shotgun sequence includes the following:
- the LOC135110629 gene encoding tumor suppressor candidate 3-like, whose translation MSWRLSLGCKQTKMSPSELLLLSFGVLALLSLAECKKELTLSERVQQLSDAALKKPVLRFNGDKFKQYVKGTPRNYSMIVMFTALAPSRQCGICRHAHDEFQLVANSWRYSQGYSNKLYFSLVDFDEGPDVFQQLRLNSAPVFMHFPPKGKPKKVDTLDIQRVGFAAENIARWVAERTDIQIRVFRPPNYSGLLALVVLLALVVGLLYLRKNNLDFLYNKTTWALGALAFTFAMTSGQMWNHIRGPPFLQKTQSGNIAYIHGSSQGQFIVETYIVALLNAAVALGMILMVEAANKRDDVRKRRIYAIIGLGLYAFCFSLLLSIFRSKAHGYPYSFLLK comes from the exons ATGTCTTGGCGTCTATCACttggatgtaaacaaaccaaaatgAGTCCAagtgaattattattgttatcttttgGCGTCTTGGCGTTATTAAGTTTGGCAGAATGTAAAAAAGAG CTTACCTTGTCTGAGCGGGTACAGCAGCTCTCAGATGCTGCCCTTAAAAAACCAGTCCTCCGCTTCAATGGGGACAAGTTCAAGCAGTATGTTAAGGGCACGCCTCGGAACTACTCCATGATTGTGATGTTCACTGCCCTTGCCCCTTCTAGGCAGTGTGGTATTTGTAG GCATGCACATGATGAGTTCCAGCTGGTGGCCAACTCCTGGCGATACTCTCAGGGATACTCCAACAAGCTGTACTTTTCCCTTGTTGACTTTGATGAGGGACCAGATGTGTTCCAACAG CTGAGGCTCAACTCTGCCCCTGTGTTCATGCACTTCCCACCCAAGGGGAAGCCCAAGAAGGTGGACACTCTTGACATCCAGAGAGTAGGATTTGCTGCTGAAAACATTGCTCGCTGGGTTGCTGAAAGGACAGACATCCAG ATTCGAGTATTCCGTCCTCCCAACTACTCTGGTCTTCTGGCTCTTGTGGTGCTGCTGGCACTGGTGGTAGGACTCCTCTACCTCCGCAAAAACAACTTGGACTTCCTCTACAACAAGACAACCTGGGCACTTGGTGCTTTG GCTTTCACTTTTGCGATGACATCAGGTCAGATGTGGAATCACATTCGAggccctccattccttcagaAGACACAGTCTGGAAATATTGCCTATATACATGGGTCATCACAAGGCCAGTTCATTGTGGAGACATACATTGTTGCCCTACTCA ATGCAGCTGTGGCACTGGGTATGATACTGATGGTGGAGGCTGCCAACAAGAGAGATGATGTGAGGAAACGTCGCATTTATGCCATCATTGGGTTGGGTCTCTATGCTTTTTGCTTCTCCCTCTTATTATCCATATTCCGCTCCAAGGCCCATGGGTACCCCTACAG CTTTCTCTTGAAGTAG
- the LOC135110630 gene encoding derlin-1-like produces MGDVGQWFSSLPPMTKYWFGGTLSFSLIGRFGLISGKWLTLQYSPLFHSFQLWRPFTSLFFYPITPNTGLHFLIMIYALYKYSLKLETGHFARNPADYLFMLLFTWMCCLILGLIGGMTTLMDPMVMSVLYVWCQLNKDVIISFWFGFRFKAMYLPYVLVVFNFTFFYGGFMMLLGIIVGHLYYFLTIRYPQDFGGATLLHTPEILYKLFPDQQGVSGFGQAPTAPRPAAGGATGGWGGGQRGIFRGQGHTLN; encoded by the exons atgggTGACGTGGGCCAGTGGTTCAGCAGCCTGCCCCCAATGACCAAATACTGGTTTGGGGgcactctttcattttctctcattggTCGTTTTGGCCTCATCAGTGGGAAATGGCTTACCCTTCAGTATAGCCCTCTATTCCACAGTTTTCAA ctcTGGAGGCCATTCACATCATTATTCTTCTATCCAATAACTCCTAATACTGGACTTCATTTCTTAATTATGATTTATGCCCTGTACAAGTATTCATTAAAGCTTGAAACAG GACACTTTGCGAGGAACCCAGCAGATTATCTCTTCATGCTTTTGTTCACCTGGATGTGCTGTCTCATCTTGGGACTGATTGGAGGAATGACAACTCTGATGGACCCCATGGTGATGTCTGTACTTTATGTATGGTGTCAACTAAACAAGGATGTCATCATCAGCTTCTGGTTTGGCTTTAGATTTAAAGCCATGTATCTACCATATGTATTGGTTGTTTTCAATTTCACCTTCTTTTATGG aggATTCATGATGTTGTTGGGAATCATAGTTGGCCATCTGTACTATTTCCTCACCATCAGATACCCACAAGATTTTGGTGGAGCAACCTTACTGCATACTCCTGAGATACT GTACAAGTTATTCCCAGACCAACAAGGTGTGTCAGGTTTTGGCCAGGCCCCCACAGCTCCTCGACCAGCAGCAGGTGGGGCCACTGGTGGATGGGGTGGAGGTCAAAGGGGCATATTCCGAGGCCAAGGACACACCCTAAATTAG
- the LOC135110616 gene encoding cuticle protein 16.5-like — protein sequence MKFLVLLGVIAATLAHPVPEPDEDCVTNVLVPGALPYAAHPAHVAYAAPAPLAYPAPAPVSYAAPAPVSYAAPAPVSYAAPAPVAYAAPAPVQLTHAEVQVPITKTHVEVPIHKQVHYGTQAYVAGSSTTIHKPALAAPAIAPPSTLLSKVSYKAPEVTVQRQEIPVEKHTPNFVETPYHAGTIVKYTAPEVKEVKVPTPVGVPHAVGVPHPVAVPTPVHSVTVHQAAVAPVAPAVQYAAVAPAVVAADDC from the exons ATGAAGTTTCTG GTTCTGCTTGGCGTGATTGCTGCCACCTTGGCACACCCAGTGCCCGAGCCCGACGAGGATTGCGTGACCAACGTGCTGGTGCCCGGCGCCCTCCCTTACGCCGCCCACCCAGCCCATGTTGCCTATGCTGCACCTGCTCCCTTGGCTTATCCAGCACCAGCTCCCGTATCCTATGCAGCACCGGCCCCCGTATCCTATGCAGCACCGGCCCCGGTATCCTATGCAGCACCAGCCCCCGTGGCCTATGCAGCACCAGCCCCAGTCCAACTGACCCACGCCGAGGTGCAGGTCCCCATCACAAAGACCCACGTCGAGGTGCCCATCCACAAACAAGTCCATTACGGCACTCAGGCTTACGTGGCCGGCTCCAGCACCACCATCCACAAGCCAGCTCTGGCCGCTCCCGCCATCGCACCGCCCTCCACCCTGCTCTCCAAGGTCTCCTACAAGGCCCCTGAGGTGACCGTCCAGCGCCAGGAGATCCCTGTGGAGAAGCACACCCCTAACTTCGTGGAGACGCCCTACCACGCCGGCACCATCGTCAAATACACTGCCCCGGAAGTTAAGGAGGTCAAGGTACCCACCCCTGTCGGTGTGCCCCATGCCGTGGGAGTGCCCCACCCCGTGGCCGTTCCCACCCCTGTCCATTCCGTGACCGTCCACCAAGCCGCTGTGGCTCCTGTGGCCCCCGCAGTGCAGTATGCTGCTGTCGCCCCCGCCGTGGTCGCCGCTGATGACTGCTAA